A genomic stretch from Helianthus annuus cultivar XRQ/B chromosome 1, HanXRQr2.0-SUNRISE, whole genome shotgun sequence includes:
- the LOC118491252 gene encoding uncharacterized protein LOC118491252 produces the protein MTVRKADKPRETLEDRCGRSYHVESHTLGGCGMLGKRDELNLCHVGPFNHLGRIGNVTYKHELPNELGNVHDVIYVSNLKKRLSDETLVVPLLSPKVNNKLQLSRKPIEIMDQEVKVR, from the coding sequence AtgaccgtcaggaaagctgataagcCTAGGGAAACGCTGGAAGATCGTTGTGGGCGATCGTATCACGTTGAAAGTcacaccctgggagggtgtggtatgCTTGGGAAGCGTGACGAGCTTAACTTATGTCACGTTGGGCCATTCAACCATCTTGGAAGAATCGGTAACGTGACCTACAAACACGAGTTACCTAATGAATTGGGTAACGTTCACGATGTCATTTATGTCTCGAATTTAAAGAAGCGTTTatccgatgaaacacttgtggtacCCTTACTATCGCCTAAGGTTAACAACAAGTTGCAGTTGTCAAGGAAACCTATTGAGATCATGGACCAGGAAGTTAAGGTTCGTTAA